One window of Doryrhamphus excisus isolate RoL2022-K1 chromosome 13, RoL_Dexc_1.0, whole genome shotgun sequence genomic DNA carries:
- the rlf gene encoding zinc finger protein Rlf: MAESNVEAEHEWSERGLDTAEDTLVAMETLLATLKAFEDVLRQQELSAVSSSEYCDNFCQALMHYAGTRNSIDHGLPLLEVYCLSINCFAAARSHLTVESDKVTLVLKRLALSCFELFLSVPDNEIPYEAWIQFHHSVQIAHDILLEYGSTDLQALLQITGEGGAWSNPVLSALLTGQPTIQQEVDTYISLEGDGFMEMRVKHLEKMGEVAKAVVLAKACTECSAISNQATFCQTYIALLCQLLPNEEAIMEISRLNCKDVLEITSNLETEGEENTGFILCTTFLTQQLQQASLDQSWELTLVWSKLQRKIDPSLVSLLERCLQLGAIAKTVQHLLYLVRVIQTEAQGMGTAASVELGVKALRLPKQDDMEMRIGICKVVSGLLLNDLEVLRACQLTEFLLAPSQQVLSCLQELYLRPDQKYEQENGVIPNSLRCELFLALKAHWPFDPEFWDWKAIKYQCISLLGLKAESEDEDEAPGNQESEKLLVDEIEHRNILNGGLKKEPCHLVSGEADMRRIKLCCRICNRSFSETRIIHHSKRHIVDDGHPCPICLQKWKSRKELIPHLKHHIQNETLLHNSSVIVKNKELPKPLNEDDEMEPGEITIDPSLILYYRSTHDPNVLQHIVQQAKTVKDKHVDEDEFITFDYMTQHFTLQNREEYFCPATECTRVFQHSKYLYVHLKSHHKSDENVMHFHQMREKREKCVFCRRHFVSAYHHRKHRKIHFGEHPYMCVVKDCGARFHSSNELLMHKQVHGYQLNFQCELTGCYLAYSDLGQLYHHEAQHFRDAAFTCTSPKCKKFYFSKREFIEHLSTHDITFSEKDFEAQRKAKQMIFQADLERVTSVNKPVTTEGSVNGDDQKASSGSCTPYQPSASTEGKAVVTLVAMCFDGSKFTCGFEKCGMTFSRARDVQRHLKHAHPDHLKLENKEHKHDKEQGSKSKKIKIEIESDNEEDHNQLSALCSPMDNGTGTLIAPSKNNRTSLAKNDLLKDILIRFNKLDLNSLSPPSVPHKSIQEANASLHRSVVENQPIVLLSKASNENITSLAENSSAHKVESVVVETLANAKPYTCEIGKCRFRSAQSYSLLRHYVSIHGRTQEQAKAMTSLKTTSFKPFICQLCSKCHREKQGLRAHYIHIHKLSASLVDKLKSKSSKSTIPQSFNPKMKLEVPSVEREETKSSDIEQNPCIAAPSLAVNGTREEAKEEREDGATPQLRTRRLVAKSNLCYILDKLGKPFHCVAKNCEAAFSTQGGLVRHLQLVHHYKRSQLLLEKDLEMQQHYPEVKKENSKKSSPYPNLDEPKPQFKCQFAKCSASYHLKSSLARHTRMAHSQMPGMIRCKYEGCTKVFSSNDSLKKHTFYRHCQYYDSLVVRLQSTHKKSVTGCQKKLIVTPKNPVKELVPHPTSAKKRTQPKSEDVCKNIKEEKRESRPKKSKPLSTYVFKSHEEALQMCQDRSLRAAYPCMVQDCDSVVMYVRSLFRHYDVIHHICRKDVQENADKLLSNAEQLEELIQRKSARPTVTGADNPDGVCKMEYQPELDKSEELPEPVSLHSVKDEEAEKEEAAHPEPLGFPDEVEEPPHLERSGVLVGADDVLYGEPSTGSHAEDSVVTVKSDHTQVEKLTLDKTKALLRPLTIDLSLPCSVLFNTDDALQDTLSSKESGKIVEESSALPAPVRQPLKRKNELSVQPSNVKDPQLLPSAPRSFDITTYKPIGFEVSFLKFIEETTPKEKSPTAVKRRDSFRHSCSVKENNQLGIKLTRSRRSHSSSHKSQASTKDLPSVRNLKSILDKALAGCGDLAIKQLQYLRPVVVLGKPVCTATLPHLFSSDPNNSKLLLESQV, translated from the exons ATGGCGGAGAGTAATGTCGAAGCAGAGCACGAATGGAGCGAGCGGGGCCTGGACACGGCCGAGGACACACTGGTCGCAATGGAAACCCTGCTGGCCACACTGAAAGCCTTCGAAGACGTGCTCAGGCAACAAGAATTATCGGCAGTGTCGTCGTCTGAGTACTGCGACAACTTCTGTCAG gcACTCATGCATTATGCTGGAACCAGGAACTCCATAGACCACGGGCTTCCTCTTCTCGAAGTCTACTGCCTTTCAATAAACTGCTTTGCAGCGGCCCGCTCGCACCTCACCGTAGAGTCCGACAAAGTGACACTTGTTTTGAAGAGACTAGCTTT AAGCTGCTTTGAACTATTTCTGTCAGTTCCTGATAATGAAATCCCCTATGAAGCCTGGATCCAATTCCACCACTCTGTTCAG ATTGCACATGATATTTTGTTAGAGTATGGGAGCACAGACCTCCAAGCTTTACTCCAGATCACAGGAGAGGGGGGAGCATGGAGCAATCCTGTCCTCTCCGCCCTCCTCACCGGCCAGCCCACCATCCAGCAAGAAG TCGACACCTACATCAGCTTGGAGGGCGACGGCTTCATGGAGATGCGAGTGAAGCACTTAGAGAAGATGGGTGAAGTGGCCAAAGCTGTGGTGCTGGCCAAAGCATGCACCGAATGCAGTGCTATCTCGAACCAAGCTACCTTTTGCCAAACATACATCGCTCTGCTATGCCAACTGCTCCCTAATGAAGAAGCCATAATGGAG ATATCCCGCCTGAACTGCAAGGATGTCCTTGAGATCACGTCAAACCTGGAGACTGAGGGCGAGGAGAACACAGGCTTTATCTTATGCACAACATTCCTGACACAGCAGCTCCAGCAGGCCAGCCTTGACCAGTCCTG GGAGCTGACTCTTGTGTGGAGTAAACTGCAGAGGAAGATCGACCCCTCGCTTGTGTCTCTTCTTGAAAGATGCCTTCAACTAGGCGCCATTGCCAAAACAGTGCAACATTTGCTTTACCTTGTTCGTGTTATTCAGACGGAG GCACAGGGAATGGGGACCGCTGCTTCAGTAGAACTTGGTGTCAAAGCTCTCAGACTTCCGAAACAAGACGATATGGAAATGAGAATCGGCATCTGTAAAGTAGTGTCGGGCCTCCTCCTAAACGATCTGGAAGTGTTGCGTGCCTGCCAACTCACAGAGTTCCTACTCGCCCCCAGTCAGCAGGTCCTGAGCTGCCTCCAGGAGCTATATCTTCGCCCGGATCAAAAGTACGAGCAGGAGAATGGTGTCATTCCCAACTCGCTGCGTTGTGAACTGTTTCTAGCACTGAAAGCGCACTGGCCCTTTGACCCTGAATTTTGGGACTGGAAAGCCATTAAGTATCAGTGCATCTCCCTTCTTGGGTTAAAGGCAGAGTCCGAAGATGAGGACGAGGCACCGGGCAATCAAGAAAGCGAGAAATTACTGGTAGATGAAATTGAGCACAGAAACATTTTAAACGGCGGCCTGAAAAAGGAACCTTGTCATTTAGTTTCAGGAGAAGCGGACATGAGGAGAATCAAGCTCTGTTGTCGAATTTGTAACAGGTCATTCAGTGAAACTCGAATTATACACCACTCTAAGAGACACATAGTGGACGACGGACATCCGTGCCCCATATGCTTGCAGAAGTGGAAGAGCAGAAAGGAGCTCATTCCCCACTTAAAACACCACATTCAAAATGAGACGCTCCTCCACAACAGTAGTGTCATTGTAAAAAACAAGGAGTTGCCGAAGCCGCTGAATGAGGACGATGAGATGGAACCGGGTGAGATCACCATCGACCCGTCTTTGATCTTGTATTACAGATCCACACATGATCCCAATGTTCTGCAGCACATTGTCCAGCAGGCCAAAACTGTCAAAGACAAACACGTGGATGAGGACGAGTTCATCACGTTTGATTACATGACCCAACACTTCACTTTGCAGAATCGTGAGGAGTACTTCTGTCCCGCAACTGAGTGCACTAGGGTTTTTCAACATTCCAAGTACTTATATGTGCACTTAAAGTCCCACCACAAAAGCGACGAGAACGTGATGCATTTTCATCAGATGCGAGAGAAGCGGGAGAAGTGTGTCTTCTGTCGCCGCCATTTTGTCTCTGCCTACCATCACCGCAAACATCGAAAGATTCACTTCGGCGAGCACCCTTACATGTGTGTGGTGAAGGATTGTGGCGCCCGCTTTCATTCTTCCAATGAACTTCTGATGCACAAACAGGTCCACGGTTATCAGCTCAACTTCCAGTGTGAGCTCACAGGTTGCTACTTGGCATATTCCGACCTGGGGCAGCTTTATCACCACGAGGCACAGCATTTCAGGGATGCTGCGTTCACATGCACCAGccccaaatgtaaaaaattctACTTTTCCAAAAGGGAATTCATTGAGCATTTATCCACACATGACATTACTTTCTCTGAAAAGGACTTTGAAGCTCAGCGGAAAGCAAAGCAGATGATCTTCCAGGCTGATCTGGAAAGGGTAACTTCTGTTAACAAGCCTGTAACTACAGAAGGGAGTGTCAATGGGGATGACCAGAAAGCTTCCTCGGGTAGTTGCACTCCTTATCAACCATCTGCCAGCACAGAGGGCAAAGCTGTAGTGACTCTGGTAGCAATGTGCTTCGATGGAAGCAAGTTCACCTGCGGATTTGAGAAGTGCGGTATGACTTTCTCCAGAGCTCGAGATGTCCAAAGGCACCTGAAACACGCCCACCCAGATCACCTTAAACTGGAGAACAAAGAGCACAAACATGACAAGGAGCAGGGCTCAAAGTCCAAAAAGATCAAAATTGAAATTGAGTCGGACAATGAAGAAGATCACAACCAACTCTCAGCTCTGTGCTCACCCATGGACAACGGGACAGGGACATTGATTGCTCCttctaaaaacaacagaacaagCCTGGCTAAAAATGATCTTCTTAAAGATATTCTCATCAGATTCAATAAACTGGACCTCAATTCGTTGTCCCCGCCAAGCGTACCACATAAGTCCATCCAGGAAGCAAATGCATCCCTTCACCGGTCTGTTGTAGAAAACCAACCCATTGTTTTGCTTTCTAAAGCAtccaatgaaaatataactagCTTAGCGGAAAATAGCTCTGCTCACAAAGTAGAAAGTGTTGTCGTGGAAACGCTAGCAAACGCTAAGCCTTACACTTGCGAAATAGGGAAATGTAGGTTCCGGAGTGCACAGAGCTACAGCTTGCTGCGCCACTATGTCTCCATACATGGGCGCACGCAGGAACAGGCTAAAGCGATGACTAGTTTGAAGACCACATCCTTTAAGCCCTTTATATGTCAGCTGTGCTCCAAGTGTCATCGAGAAAAACAAGGCTTGAGGGCCCATTATATTCACATCCATAAGCTCAGTGCCAGTTTGGTGGACAAATTAAAGAGTAAATCTTCAAAATCCACAATCCCACAGAGCTTTAACCCAAAGATGAAGCTAGAGGTCCCGAGTGTGGAACGTGAGGAGACAAAATCCAGTGACATTGAGCAAAATCCTTGTATAGCTGCTCCATCTTTGGCTGTTAATGGCACTCGAGAGGAAGCCAAGGAAGAACGTGAGGATGGAGCTACACCCCAGCTCAGAACAAGACGTTTGGTAGCCAAAAGTAATCTCTGTTACATACTTGATAAATTAGGCAAGCCCTTTCACTGCGTGGCGAAAAACTGTGAGGCAGCCTTTTCCACACAGGGAGGTCTCGTGCGCCACCTGCAACTTGTACACCACTATAAACGTTCTCAGCTCTTGTTGGAGAAAGACCTTGAAATGCAACAGCACTACCCTGAAGTGAAAAAGGAGAACAGTAAGAAAAGCAGCCCTTACCCAAACTTGGATGAACCTAAACCCCAATTCAAATGTCAGTTTGCCAAATGCAGCGCCTCCTACCACCTCAAAAGCAGCCTGGCCCGTCACACCCGTATGGCACACTCTCAAATGCCAGGGATGATTAGGTGCAAGTATGAGGGCTGCACAAAAGTGTTCAGCAGCAACGATTCGCTGAAAAAGCACACCTTTTACCGACACTGCCAATACTACGACTCGCTGGTGGTTCGGCTCCAGAGCACCCATAAGAAATCTGTTACAGGATGCCAAAAGAAGCTTATCGTTACACCTAAAAATCCTGTCAAAGAACTAGTTCCACATCCAACATCTGCAAAAAAGCGTACCCAGCCTAAGTCAGAGGACGTGTGCAAAAACATTAAGGAGGAAAAGAGGGAGTCTAGGCCTAAAAAGTCCAAACCTTTAAGCACTTATGTTTTCAAGTCTCATGAAGAAGCGCTACAGATGTGCCAAGACCGTTCTTTGCGTGCGGCCTACCCGTGCATGGTTCAAGACTGTGACTCTGTCGTCATGTATGTGAGGAGCTTGTTCCGCCATTACGATGTCATCCACCACATATGTCGCAAAGATGTCCAAGAAAATGCCGATAAGCTCCTTTCCAATGCAGAGCAGCTGGAGGAACTGATTCAGAGAAAGTCAGCCAGGCCAACGGTCACTGGTGCGGACAACCCTGATGGAGTTTGCAAAATGGAGTATCAGCCAGAGCTGGACAAGTCAGAGGAGTTGCCTGAACCTGTGAGCCTGCACTCCGTCAAAGACGAGGAGGCGGAGAAGGAGGAAGCTGCTCATCCTGAACCTCTGGGATTCCCAGACGAGGTGGAGGAGCCGCCACATCTTGAGAGAAGTGGTGTCCTGGTTGGGGCAGATGATGTTCTGTATGGAGAACCAAGTACTGGCAGTCACGCGGAGGACTCTGTTGTCACAGTGAAGAGTGATCACACACAAGTGGAGAAGTTGACCTTGGACAAGACGAAAGCCCTCCTTCGTCCCCTTACGATAGATCTCTCACTGCCGTGTTCTGTACTCTTTAACACCGACGACGCCCTCCAAGATACCCTCAGCAGCAAAGAGTCTGGTAAAATTGTGGAAGAGTCTTCAGCTTTGCCCGCTCCCGTCCGACAGCCTCTTAAACGCAAAAATGAGCTCTCTGTGCAGCCATCAAATGTAAAAGACCCCCAGCTGCTTCCATCTGCTCCTCGTTCTTTTGACATCACCACTTACAAGCCCATTGGCTTCGAGGTGTCATTTCTTAAGTTCATCGAAGAGACGACCCCTAAAGAAAAAAGCCCGACGGCGGTAAAACGGCGAGACTCGTTCAGGCACAGTTGTTCTGTCAAAGAGAACAACCAGCTGGGAATCAAGCTTACCCGCAGCAGGCGCAGTCATTCGTCGTCGCACAAGTCCCAGGCTTCCACCAAGGACTTGCCATCAGTCAGAAACTTGAAGTCCATCCTGGACAAAGCCCTCGCTGGGTGCGGGGACCTGGCCATTAAGCAGCTCCAGTACCTCAGACCTGTGGTGGTCCTGGGTAAGCCTGTTTGCACTGCCACCCTGCCTCACCTCTTCTCATCAGACCCCAACAACAGCAAACTGCTTCTAGAAAGCCAAGTTTAA
- the znf593 gene encoding zinc finger protein 593, producing the protein MGKSKQTRNHNNGRKKNIAKTWKTKRRTKDLDQIHSDMKPETAAKLLNQEVDYDVTGCAQHYCLHCARYFVDMKSLKDHFKSKVHKKRLKELREEPYTQEEAERAAGMGSYIPPKTVEVKTQDVEEDMS; encoded by the exons ATGGGGAagtcaaaacaaacaagaaaccACAATAATGGCAGAAAGAAGAACATTGCAAAGACGTGGAAGACCAAGCGCAGGACCAAAGACTTGGATCAGATCCATTCAGACATGAAACCAGAGACTGCAGCCAAACTGCTTAATCAGGAAGTGGACTATGATGTGACAGGATGCGCCCAGCACTACTGTTTACACTGCGC GAGATATTTTGTGGATATGAAATCTTTGAAAGACCACTTCAAGAGTAAAGTCCACAAGAAACG TTTGAAAGAGCTCAGGGAAGAACCCTACACCCAGGAAGAGGCGGAAAGAGCAGCAGGGATGGGCTCTTATATCCCTCCCAAAACAGTGGAGGTGAAGACGCAAGATGTGGAAGAAGACATGAGCTGA
- the selenon gene encoding selenoprotein N isoform X2, with the protein MAADVDKKTRYEDGKNRQQSRGSELWRSTRMWTLLLVLAVPLVAWGVKYYQDAQLLRRNEESVQTLGPEGLFLFSSLDTNHDLYLSPEEFKPIVEKLTGITPPEDIEENVIEDHNGETLTLEAKMEPLLMDSMTKSKDGFLGVSHSCLSGLRSWKSPTVPSSSFFASQFRVFLPPKGKMEVGDTWWVIPSELNIFTGYLSNNRYHPPIPKGKEVFIHSLLSMFHPRPFIKSRFAPQGTVACIRASNDFYFDIVFRIHAEFQLNDVPNFPFWFTPGQFTGNVVISKDASHVRHFHLYVPSDRSLNVDMEWLYGASESSNMEVDIGYLPQLELQSTGPSTPSIITDEEGNIIDSRGGNTEPIQFIFEDINWTTEINRQEAAHRLEVTLYPFKKVSYLPFSEAFQRAEAEKKLVHSILLWGALDDQSCUGSGRTLRETVLESSPVLALLNQSFVSSWSLVKELENMQADERSPALSEKARLHLEKYAFPVEMMVALPNGTIVHHINANFFLDQTAMKPDEEAEGTTFSFSGGFEDPSTSTYISFLKEGLERAKQYLAQ; encoded by the exons ATGGCGGCAGATGTGGATAAAAAGACCCGCTACGAGGATGGGAAGAACAGGCAGCAGAGTCGGGGCTCTGAATTGTGGAGGTCCACACGCATGTGGACCCTGCTCCTGGTCCTTGCTGTTCCACTTGTAGCTTGGGGCGTCAAGTATTATCAAGATGCACAGCTCCTGAGGCGTAAT GAAGAAAGCGTGCAAACTCTGGGTCCTGAGGggctttttctcttttcctccttGGACACCAACCACGATCTCTATCTCAGCCCAGAGGAGTTTAAACCAATTGTGGAGAAACTTACAG GGATTACTCCTCCAGAGGACATTGAGGAGAATGTGATTGAAGACCACAATGGAGAGACTCTAACATTGGAGGCCAAAATGGAGCCTCTGCTTATGGACTCGATGACAAAAAGCAAGGATGGCTTCCTTGGG GTCTCCCACAGCTGCCTGAGTGGTCTGCGCTCATGGAAGAGTCCAACCGTGCCTTCCTCGTCCTTCTTCGCTAGCCAGTTCAGGGTCTTCCTCCCACCTAAGGGCAAGATGGAGGTTGGGGACACGTGGTGGGTGATCCCCAGTGAGCTCAACATCTTCACGGGGTACCTGTCCAACAATCGCTACCACCCTCCTATACCTAAGGGcaaagag GTTTTCATCCACTCGCTGCTGAGTATGTTTCACCCCCGACCCTTTATCAAGTCACGCTTTGCACCTCAGGGCACTGTTGCATGCATTCGTGCCAGCAACGACTTTTATTTCGACATCGTATTCAG GATCCACGCAGAGTTTCAGCTCAACGACGTCCCAAACTTTCCCTTTTGGTTCACGCCGGGCCAATTCACCGGTAACGTTGTGATCTCTAAAGACGCCTCTCATGTGCGACACTTCCACCTCTACGTCCCCAGTGACAG GTCTCTGAACGTGGACATGGAGTGGCTGTACGGTGCCAGCGAGAGCAGCAACATGGAGGTGGACATTGGGTACCTACCGCAG CTGGAACTGCAGTCCACTGGCCCGTCGACTCCCTCCATCATCACGGACGAGGAGGGCAACATCATTGACAGCCGAGGCGGCAACACTGAACCCATCCAGTTCATCTTTGAGGACATCAACTGGACCACAGAGATCAATCGTCAAGAAGCCGCACATCGCCTGGAGGTCACCCTTTACCCTTTCAAGAAG GTGTCCTACTTGCCTTTTTCTGAGGCCTTCCAGCGAGCCGAGGCAGAGAAAAAGTTGGTGCACTCAATTCTGCTTTGGGGAGCATTAGACGACCAGTCCTGCTGAG GTTCCGGGCGAACTCTCCGGGAAACAGTCTTGGAAAGTTCGCCCGTACTGGCTCTGCTCAACCAGAGCTTTGTGAGCAGCTGGTCTCTGGTCAAAGAGCTGGAGAACATGCAG GCTGATGAGCGTAGCCCCGCACTGAGTGAAAAAGCTCGCTTGCACCTTGAGAAGTACGCGTTCCCCGTGGAGATGATGGTTGCACTCCCAAATGGAACTATT GTCCATCACATCAATGCTAACTTCTTCCTGGACCAGACGGCCATGAAGCCTGATGAAGAGGCAGAGGGAACCACTTTCAGCTTCTCTGGAGGGTTTGAGGATCCCTCGACATCCACTTACATTAGCTTCCTGAAGGAGGGCCTGGAGAGGGCCAAGCAGTACCTGGCACAATAG
- the selenon gene encoding selenoprotein N isoform X1: MAADVDKKTRYEDGKNRQQSRGSELWRSTRMWTLLLVLAVPLVAWGVKYYQDAQLLRRNVRFNVKEESVQTLGPEGLFLFSSLDTNHDLYLSPEEFKPIVEKLTGITPPEDIEENVIEDHNGETLTLEAKMEPLLMDSMTKSKDGFLGVSHSCLSGLRSWKSPTVPSSSFFASQFRVFLPPKGKMEVGDTWWVIPSELNIFTGYLSNNRYHPPIPKGKEVFIHSLLSMFHPRPFIKSRFAPQGTVACIRASNDFYFDIVFRIHAEFQLNDVPNFPFWFTPGQFTGNVVISKDASHVRHFHLYVPSDRSLNVDMEWLYGASESSNMEVDIGYLPQLELQSTGPSTPSIITDEEGNIIDSRGGNTEPIQFIFEDINWTTEINRQEAAHRLEVTLYPFKKVSYLPFSEAFQRAEAEKKLVHSILLWGALDDQSCUGSGRTLRETVLESSPVLALLNQSFVSSWSLVKELENMQADERSPALSEKARLHLEKYAFPVEMMVALPNGTIVHHINANFFLDQTAMKPDEEAEGTTFSFSGGFEDPSTSTYISFLKEGLERAKQYLAQ; encoded by the exons ATGGCGGCAGATGTGGATAAAAAGACCCGCTACGAGGATGGGAAGAACAGGCAGCAGAGTCGGGGCTCTGAATTGTGGAGGTCCACACGCATGTGGACCCTGCTCCTGGTCCTTGCTGTTCCACTTGTAGCTTGGGGCGTCAAGTATTATCAAGATGCACAGCTCCTGAGGCGTAATGTAAGATTTAACGTCAAA GAAGAAAGCGTGCAAACTCTGGGTCCTGAGGggctttttctcttttcctccttGGACACCAACCACGATCTCTATCTCAGCCCAGAGGAGTTTAAACCAATTGTGGAGAAACTTACAG GGATTACTCCTCCAGAGGACATTGAGGAGAATGTGATTGAAGACCACAATGGAGAGACTCTAACATTGGAGGCCAAAATGGAGCCTCTGCTTATGGACTCGATGACAAAAAGCAAGGATGGCTTCCTTGGG GTCTCCCACAGCTGCCTGAGTGGTCTGCGCTCATGGAAGAGTCCAACCGTGCCTTCCTCGTCCTTCTTCGCTAGCCAGTTCAGGGTCTTCCTCCCACCTAAGGGCAAGATGGAGGTTGGGGACACGTGGTGGGTGATCCCCAGTGAGCTCAACATCTTCACGGGGTACCTGTCCAACAATCGCTACCACCCTCCTATACCTAAGGGcaaagag GTTTTCATCCACTCGCTGCTGAGTATGTTTCACCCCCGACCCTTTATCAAGTCACGCTTTGCACCTCAGGGCACTGTTGCATGCATTCGTGCCAGCAACGACTTTTATTTCGACATCGTATTCAG GATCCACGCAGAGTTTCAGCTCAACGACGTCCCAAACTTTCCCTTTTGGTTCACGCCGGGCCAATTCACCGGTAACGTTGTGATCTCTAAAGACGCCTCTCATGTGCGACACTTCCACCTCTACGTCCCCAGTGACAG GTCTCTGAACGTGGACATGGAGTGGCTGTACGGTGCCAGCGAGAGCAGCAACATGGAGGTGGACATTGGGTACCTACCGCAG CTGGAACTGCAGTCCACTGGCCCGTCGACTCCCTCCATCATCACGGACGAGGAGGGCAACATCATTGACAGCCGAGGCGGCAACACTGAACCCATCCAGTTCATCTTTGAGGACATCAACTGGACCACAGAGATCAATCGTCAAGAAGCCGCACATCGCCTGGAGGTCACCCTTTACCCTTTCAAGAAG GTGTCCTACTTGCCTTTTTCTGAGGCCTTCCAGCGAGCCGAGGCAGAGAAAAAGTTGGTGCACTCAATTCTGCTTTGGGGAGCATTAGACGACCAGTCCTGCTGAG GTTCCGGGCGAACTCTCCGGGAAACAGTCTTGGAAAGTTCGCCCGTACTGGCTCTGCTCAACCAGAGCTTTGTGAGCAGCTGGTCTCTGGTCAAAGAGCTGGAGAACATGCAG GCTGATGAGCGTAGCCCCGCACTGAGTGAAAAAGCTCGCTTGCACCTTGAGAAGTACGCGTTCCCCGTGGAGATGATGGTTGCACTCCCAAATGGAACTATT GTCCATCACATCAATGCTAACTTCTTCCTGGACCAGACGGCCATGAAGCCTGATGAAGAGGCAGAGGGAACCACTTTCAGCTTCTCTGGAGGGTTTGAGGATCCCTCGACATCCACTTACATTAGCTTCCTGAAGGAGGGCCTGGAGAGGGCCAAGCAGTACCTGGCACAATAG